Proteins encoded in a region of the Flammeovirga yaeyamensis genome:
- the murB gene encoding UDP-N-acetylmuramate dehydrogenase translates to MIEPNISLLPYHTFGAKVQAKEFTTVKSENELVKILKEQPKKFLLLGGGSNILFTQDFEGLIIKNEIPGFEVINETDDYVDIQIGAGENWHETVMKTVQKGWQGIENLALIPGTVGAAPIQNIGAYGVEAKDVILSVDFINHDNLEKTTFSKEECHFGYRNSIFKHDLKGKASITSIKIRLSKKWKFNTSYGAINDKILEKNIKELTPDSLANIIIEIRNSKLPDPKVIGNCGSFFKNPVVSKLEADKIISKFPNAPHYVIDENHTKIPAGWLIEQSGWKGKIKGNVGTYSKQALVLINNGGATGEEAWDLAMTIKRDVFTKFGIEIEPEVNII, encoded by the coding sequence ATGATTGAACCAAATATTTCACTACTACCTTACCATACGTTTGGAGCAAAAGTTCAAGCAAAAGAATTTACTACAGTCAAATCTGAAAACGAATTAGTTAAAATTCTGAAGGAACAACCTAAAAAGTTCTTATTATTAGGAGGTGGAAGTAATATTTTATTTACTCAAGATTTTGAAGGGCTAATTATCAAAAATGAAATCCCTGGTTTTGAAGTGATCAACGAAACAGACGACTACGTTGACATACAAATTGGTGCTGGTGAAAATTGGCATGAAACAGTCATGAAGACAGTTCAAAAAGGGTGGCAAGGAATAGAAAACCTTGCGTTAATTCCAGGCACCGTCGGTGCTGCCCCTATACAAAACATAGGTGCATATGGAGTTGAAGCAAAAGATGTGATTTTATCTGTTGATTTTATCAATCATGATAATCTAGAAAAAACAACCTTTTCCAAAGAAGAATGTCATTTTGGATATAGAAATTCCATTTTTAAGCATGACTTAAAAGGTAAGGCCTCTATTACTTCTATTAAAATACGATTAAGTAAAAAATGGAAGTTTAATACTTCTTATGGTGCTATAAACGATAAAATTCTCGAAAAAAACATCAAAGAGCTGACTCCTGATAGTTTAGCCAACATCATTATTGAGATACGTAATTCAAAATTACCAGACCCTAAAGTGATTGGTAATTGTGGAAGTTTCTTTAAAAACCCAGTAGTTTCAAAACTTGAAGCAGATAAGATCATCAGTAAATTTCCTAATGCTCCTCATTATGTAATTGATGAAAATCATACTAAAATTCCAGCAGGTTGGTTAATTGAACAAAGCGGCTGGAAAGGTAAGATAAAAGGCAATGTGGGGACATATAGTAAGCAAGCACTTGTGTTAATTAACAATGGTGGAGCAACAGGCGAAGAAGCTTGGGACTTAGCGATGACAATAAAAAGAGATGTTTTTACTAAATTTGGTATTGAGATAGAACCTGAAGTTAACATCATTTAA
- the rlmD gene encoding 23S rRNA (uracil(1939)-C(5))-methyltransferase RlmD → MARRKKNIVLENIEIIDIGAEGKAIAKTEDNMTVFVTGAVKGDICDLQVTKKRKAYMEARPINFHQYSDLRVDAFCEHFGLCGGCKWQMLDYKSQLHFKHKQVEDQLTRIGKIDLPEFNPILGSEKTKEYRNKMDFTFTSSRWLTKEEMETGGENIERRGVGLHLPGMWNRVLHLNDCYLQNQPADKIRKSLYQFILDNDLTTFDHYEHTGLLRNLIIRTASTKDLMVMVQFYDNNEEQIQLVMNHLKESFPEITSLLYVINQKRNDSYQDLDFKVFNGKPYIEEEMEGLRFRVGPKSFYQTNSEQAYTLYKVACDFAKLTGEERVYDLYTGTGTIAQFVSKKAKEVIGIEYVEDAIKDANKNAELNGIENCKFFAGDMKDILTKSFIKKHGNPDVIITDPPRAGMHEDVINQILEVEPTRIVYVSCNPATQARDLALLDSKYKVVEVTPVDMFPQTYHVENVVALELK, encoded by the coding sequence ATGGCAAGAAGAAAGAAAAATATAGTTCTAGAAAATATTGAAATCATCGATATTGGTGCTGAAGGAAAAGCAATCGCAAAAACAGAAGATAATATGACTGTTTTTGTAACAGGTGCTGTGAAAGGTGATATTTGTGACTTGCAAGTGACTAAAAAACGCAAGGCATATATGGAAGCGAGACCGATCAATTTCCATCAATATTCTGATCTTAGAGTAGATGCTTTTTGTGAGCATTTTGGACTTTGCGGTGGTTGTAAATGGCAAATGCTTGATTATAAATCACAATTGCATTTCAAACATAAACAAGTTGAGGATCAATTGACTAGAATTGGTAAGATAGATCTTCCTGAATTCAATCCGATTTTAGGTTCTGAAAAGACCAAAGAATATAGAAATAAAATGGATTTCACATTTACTTCAAGCCGTTGGTTAACGAAAGAAGAAATGGAAACAGGTGGAGAAAACATTGAAAGAAGAGGTGTTGGACTTCACTTGCCAGGAATGTGGAATAGAGTTTTACATTTGAACGATTGTTATCTTCAAAATCAGCCAGCTGATAAAATCAGAAAATCTCTATATCAATTTATTCTTGATAATGATTTAACAACATTTGATCATTATGAGCATACTGGTTTATTGAGAAACTTAATCATTAGAACGGCATCAACAAAAGACCTAATGGTTATGGTGCAGTTTTATGATAATAATGAAGAACAAATTCAATTGGTGATGAATCATCTTAAAGAATCATTCCCTGAGATTACTTCTTTATTATATGTCATTAATCAAAAGAGAAACGATAGTTACCAAGATTTAGATTTTAAAGTTTTCAATGGGAAACCTTATATAGAGGAAGAAATGGAAGGTTTAAGATTTAGAGTAGGTCCAAAATCTTTCTACCAAACAAACTCTGAACAAGCATATACTTTATACAAAGTAGCTTGTGATTTTGCTAAGCTTACAGGTGAGGAAAGAGTATATGATTTATATACTGGTACAGGTACAATTGCACAATTTGTTTCTAAAAAGGCAAAAGAAGTAATTGGTATTGAGTATGTAGAAGATGCAATTAAGGATGCTAATAAGAATGCAGAATTAAATGGTATAGAAAATTGTAAATTCTTTGCTGGTGATATGAAAGATATTCTAACAAAATCTTTCATTAAAAAGCATGGTAATCCAGATGTGATTATTACTGACCCTCCAAGAGCAGGAATGCATGAAGATGTAATTAATCAGATTTTGGAAGTAGAGCCAACAAGAATTGTATATGTAAGCTGTAATCCTGCTACACAAGCAAGAGACTTGGCCTTACTCGATTCTAAATATAAGGTTGTAGAGGTAACTCCAGTAGATATGTTCCCACAAACTTATCATGTTGAAAATGTAGTAGCATTGGAATTAAAATAA
- the dnaB gene encoding replicative DNA helicase, producing MNAKKRPCDHQLEQATLGALILEKEALNEVIEVLKADSFDREAHQMIYNAIVGIFNRSEPVDAMTIVHELKKKGELEKAGGVSYIAQLSNNVTSSANVVHYARILQEYSIKRKLIGVSNEIQQKAYDDTTDVFDLLDKMENSLFEVSEENVRKNYVGMNDVVKEVFMELESLKDNQDGMTGVPSGFTGLDRVTSGWQPSDLIIIAARPAMGKTAFILSACRNASVGFQKATAIFSLEMSAAQLVKRLVSAEAELESEKLKKGNLSDAEWRRLVDKTGQLSSAPIYIDDTPALTVLELRAKCRRLKAQHDIQLIVIDYLQLMSAGDSKSKGNREQEIAFISRSLKQIAKELNVPVIALSQLSRAVETRGGDKRPQLSDLRESGSIEQDADMVMFLYRPEYYGLDEDEEGNSTKGMGEVIISKNRSGGLENVRLKFIGQYTKFTDWEESSFMHDDMMGNMDMGGFAGAPIPANMPSGEVSFDQMNALPPDLNLEEGFNEGNQDSNQPMTFPSKLNRNEDNNDENVPPPSNDPPF from the coding sequence ATGAATGCGAAAAAACGTCCGTGTGATCATCAGTTGGAACAAGCCACATTGGGTGCCTTAATTTTAGAAAAAGAGGCATTGAATGAGGTTATTGAAGTATTGAAAGCAGATTCTTTCGATAGGGAAGCCCATCAGATGATTTACAACGCGATTGTTGGAATTTTTAATCGCTCAGAACCAGTCGATGCGATGACGATTGTCCATGAATTAAAGAAGAAAGGAGAGTTAGAAAAAGCGGGAGGTGTGTCATACATCGCTCAGTTATCTAATAATGTTACTTCATCAGCTAACGTAGTTCATTATGCTAGAATACTTCAAGAATATTCTATTAAGCGAAAGCTAATAGGTGTTTCTAATGAAATTCAACAAAAAGCCTATGATGATACTACGGATGTCTTCGACTTATTGGATAAAATGGAAAACTCATTATTCGAAGTATCTGAAGAAAATGTTCGTAAAAACTATGTCGGCATGAACGATGTTGTGAAAGAAGTTTTTATGGAACTAGAATCGCTTAAAGATAACCAAGATGGCATGACAGGTGTTCCATCTGGCTTTACTGGTCTAGATCGAGTTACTTCTGGATGGCAACCTTCTGATTTAATTATTATTGCAGCCCGTCCTGCGATGGGTAAGACAGCCTTTATTCTTTCTGCTTGTAGAAATGCATCTGTAGGATTCCAAAAAGCTACTGCGATATTCTCTCTAGAGATGAGTGCCGCACAGTTGGTAAAACGTTTGGTTTCTGCTGAAGCTGAATTGGAAAGTGAAAAACTTAAAAAGGGTAACTTAAGTGATGCTGAATGGAGGAGACTTGTAGACAAAACGGGTCAACTTTCTTCTGCACCTATATACATAGATGACACACCTGCCTTAACAGTTTTAGAACTAAGAGCTAAGTGTCGTAGATTAAAAGCACAGCATGATATTCAGCTAATTGTGATTGATTATCTTCAATTAATGTCAGCTGGCGATAGTAAATCAAAAGGTAACCGTGAACAAGAAATTGCCTTTATTTCAAGATCATTGAAACAAATTGCGAAGGAACTAAATGTTCCAGTAATTGCACTATCTCAATTATCAAGAGCGGTTGAAACAAGGGGTGGAGATAAACGACCACAATTATCCGATCTTCGTGAATCGGGATCAATCGAGCAAGATGCTGATATGGTTATGTTCCTTTACAGACCTGAATATTATGGTTTAGATGAGGATGAAGAAGGTAATTCTACAAAAGGAATGGGCGAAGTGATTATTTCTAAAAACCGTAGTGGTGGTTTGGAAAATGTTCGCTTGAAGTTCATTGGTCAATATACCAAGTTTACCGATTGGGAGGAAAGCTCATTTATGCATGATGATATGATGGGCAATATGGATATGGGTGGTTTTGCTGGTGCTCCAATACCAGCAAATATGCCTAGTGGAGAAGTGAGCTTTGATCAAATGAATGCACTACCGCCTGATCTAAATTTAGAGGAAGGATTTAACGAAGGAAACCAGGATAGTAATCAACCTATGACATTCCCTTCAAAACTTAATAGAAATGAAGACAATAATGATGAGAATGTACCACCTCCATCAAATGATCCTCCATTTTAA
- a CDS encoding UDP-N-acetylmuramate--L-alanine ligase: MRVHFIAIGGSIMHNLAITLKEKGYNVSGSDDSIYEPALSNLKEADLLPEENGWHPEKITKDINAVILGMHAKKDNPELLKAKELGLNIYSFPEYVYSQTTNKQRIVVAGSHGKTTVSSMIIHVLNYWNIDCDYLVGASLKGVKRPVKITDKAPVIILEGDEYLSSPLDDSPKFLHYKHHIGVITGIAWDHINVYPDYNEYEKQFEKFVESSPKAGVLVYSSDDKVLKKLIKRCTISGDVDVIPYDKLKSKVKDGKTIITAGSENTEVSTFGDHNLRNMSAAMEVCKRLNVSRDEFIEAIASFEGANMRMQLLADNGTTKVFRDFAHAPSKVQATVHAVANQYKSKLVACLELHTFSSLTASFLDQYSKTLKEADQAFVYFNPKVVEGKGLQSISADEVAAAFNQKNLKVFTSEKDLYNALSEIDYSKKNLLLMSSGRFNDMPIDDLVAKIS; encoded by the coding sequence ATGAGAGTTCATTTTATAGCAATTGGTGGTAGCATCATGCATAATCTTGCCATCACTTTGAAAGAAAAAGGCTATAATGTTAGTGGGTCTGACGACAGTATTTACGAGCCAGCATTATCGAATTTAAAAGAAGCAGATCTTCTTCCTGAAGAAAATGGTTGGCATCCGGAAAAAATAACAAAGGATATCAATGCTGTCATTCTTGGCATGCACGCAAAGAAAGACAATCCTGAGTTGCTTAAAGCAAAAGAATTGGGTTTAAACATATATTCATTCCCAGAATATGTATATTCTCAAACTACAAATAAACAAAGAATTGTTGTTGCAGGTAGTCATGGTAAGACCACTGTTTCATCTATGATTATTCATGTATTGAATTACTGGAATATTGATTGTGATTACTTGGTAGGTGCTTCTTTAAAAGGTGTAAAACGTCCTGTGAAAATTACAGACAAAGCACCTGTAATTATTTTAGAGGGCGACGAATACCTTTCATCTCCACTAGATGATTCACCTAAATTCCTCCATTACAAACATCATATCGGTGTTATCACTGGTATTGCTTGGGATCATATCAATGTATATCCTGATTATAATGAGTATGAGAAACAATTTGAAAAATTTGTAGAATCATCTCCTAAGGCAGGTGTATTGGTGTATTCATCAGATGATAAAGTTCTTAAGAAATTGATCAAAAGATGTACAATCTCTGGTGATGTGGATGTAATTCCTTACGACAAATTAAAATCAAAAGTAAAAGACGGTAAAACGATTATTACTGCTGGTTCTGAAAATACTGAGGTAAGTACTTTTGGTGATCATAACTTAAGAAACATGTCTGCTGCAATGGAAGTGTGTAAACGCTTAAATGTAAGTAGAGATGAGTTCATTGAAGCGATTGCTTCATTTGAAGGTGCAAATATGCGTATGCAATTGTTAGCTGATAACGGAACAACAAAGGTATTCCGTGATTTTGCTCATGCCCCTTCTAAAGTTCAAGCGACTGTTCACGCCGTTGCTAATCAATATAAGTCTAAATTAGTAGCTTGTTTAGAACTACATACTTTTAGTAGTTTAACGGCATCCTTCTTAGATCAATATTCTAAAACATTAAAAGAAGCAGATCAAGCGTTTGTTTATTTTAATCCGAAAGTAGTTGAAGGTAAAGGATTGCAATCTATTTCTGCAGATGAAGTAGCAGCAGCCTTTAATCAAAAAAACTTAAAAGTATTCACTTCTGAAAAAGACCTTTATAATGCTCTTTCAGAAATTGATTACAGTAAAAAGAATTTACTACTAATGTCATCAGGTAGATTTAATGATATGCCCATCGATGATTTAGTAGCTAAAATCTCATAA
- the folK gene encoding 2-amino-4-hydroxy-6-hydroxymethyldihydropteridine diphosphokinase yields the protein MSSIILLLGANLGNKLDTLSNAVNFIQDEIGDVKSISHIYETAAWGKEDQPSYYNQTLCVESDISPEDLILITQKIENKLGRVRKEKWGARIIDIDILFYNDIIIDQPNLKVPHPFIQERRFTLEPLTEIIPEFIHPVLNLSISQLLLQCNDSLPVKKLQKVMS from the coding sequence ATGAGTTCTATAATACTTTTATTAGGTGCTAATCTGGGCAATAAGCTAGATACTTTATCAAATGCTGTCAATTTTATTCAAGATGAAATTGGAGATGTAAAGTCGATTTCTCATATCTATGAAACTGCTGCTTGGGGTAAAGAAGATCAGCCTTCTTATTATAATCAAACACTCTGTGTTGAAAGCGATATATCTCCTGAGGATTTAATCCTTATCACTCAAAAGATTGAAAATAAACTTGGAAGAGTAAGAAAAGAGAAATGGGGTGCACGTATCATTGATATAGATATCCTTTTCTATAATGATATTATCATTGATCAACCTAATCTAAAAGTTCCTCATCCTTTTATTCAAGAAAGGAGATTTACATTAGAACCGTTAACAGAAATTATTCCTGAGTTTATACACCCAGTTTTAAATCTCAGTATAAGTCAATTACTTTTGCAATGTAACGACTCGTTACCAGTAAAGAAGTTACAAAAGGTAATGAGTTAA
- a CDS encoding C40 family peptidase yields the protein MKPIYGICIYSTLAVRGKNAHSSEMTSQLLYGELYKVIEFTEDNEWVKIQMHFDKYEGYITKGQHNEVAKDYADRYIKAEHPVVTRPIFPIFDKQKTIHLSIGSTLPFHYEKCDNTQINYAKLHSVLPSENEGDLLETASKYLGVPYLWGGRSIAGIDCSGFAQTVYNAHGIKLPRDAYQQAEIGSKVTFEEATAGDLAYFHNDKGRITHVGIVSNNGKIIHASHYVREDLFTVEGIYSNKEGKITHQLSHIMRVIS from the coding sequence ATGAAACCAATTTACGGTATTTGTATATATAGCACTTTAGCGGTTAGAGGAAAAAACGCTCATTCATCTGAAATGACTTCTCAATTATTATATGGAGAACTCTATAAAGTGATTGAATTCACTGAAGATAATGAATGGGTGAAAATTCAAATGCATTTTGATAAATACGAAGGATATATTACTAAGGGTCAGCATAATGAAGTAGCTAAAGATTATGCGGATCGATATATCAAAGCGGAACATCCGGTAGTCACTCGACCTATTTTTCCTATTTTCGACAAACAAAAAACAATTCATCTTTCGATTGGTTCAACTTTACCTTTTCATTACGAAAAGTGTGATAACACACAAATTAACTATGCGAAATTACACAGTGTGCTTCCATCAGAAAATGAAGGTGATCTATTAGAAACAGCTTCTAAATACTTAGGTGTTCCCTATTTATGGGGTGGCCGATCTATTGCTGGAATAGATTGTTCAGGATTTGCTCAAACTGTTTATAATGCACATGGGATTAAACTTCCACGTGACGCCTATCAACAAGCTGAAATCGGATCTAAAGTCACTTTTGAAGAAGCTACTGCAGGAGACTTAGCTTATTTTCATAATGACAAGGGACGTATCACTCATGTGGGTATCGTATCAAATAATGGTAAAATTATTCATGCTTCTCATTATGTTAGAGAAGATTTATTTACCGTTGAAGGTATCTATAGTAACAAAGAAGGTAAAATAACACATCAATTAAGTCATATAATGAGGGTGATTTCTTAA
- a CDS encoding potassium channel family protein, producing the protein MRALLSKILPAFGIIFFILIIGTIGFMATADFDVAPMDAFFMTAITITTIGYGEVIPLDNNPVGRVFAIFVAFSGIGTFTYIATSLSAFFLEGHIQEEFIKRRTLRMINNLTDHYIICGLGRVGLRIAEEIDRVDHQFVFIENDEEIYREYRRTYKNAYGIVGDCTIDETLISAGIKSAGGIFICTNDDNLNLVTTLTARQLNSEIRIVSANKRPSFKSKLLSVGANEVVSPHSIGGRRMAMEMIRPNITTFLDIVRRDKTDMFSLEEIKIPASYVGKTLESLKIHELPSTMVLAIREGHEWYFKPSPKQTFTSLSVLLIMTNEEEKMYILERLSII; encoded by the coding sequence ATGCGTGCATTATTATCCAAGATCCTCCCAGCATTTGGAATTATATTTTTCATTCTAATAATTGGGACTATTGGCTTTATGGCAACTGCCGATTTTGATGTTGCTCCTATGGATGCCTTTTTCATGACTGCAATAACTATTACTACAATTGGTTATGGTGAGGTCATTCCATTAGATAATAACCCTGTGGGTAGAGTTTTCGCCATTTTTGTTGCTTTCTCTGGCATTGGAACCTTTACTTATATAGCAACATCCCTATCTGCCTTTTTCCTAGAAGGACATATTCAGGAAGAATTTATTAAAAGAAGAACTTTAAGAATGATAAACAATCTTACAGATCATTATATTATTTGTGGTTTAGGTAGAGTTGGTCTCCGAATCGCCGAAGAGATTGATCGTGTTGATCATCAATTTGTTTTTATAGAGAATGATGAAGAAATTTATCGAGAGTACCGTCGTACATATAAAAATGCCTACGGTATTGTCGGTGACTGTACAATAGATGAAACATTAATTTCAGCAGGGATAAAGAGTGCTGGGGGTATTTTTATCTGTACTAATGATGATAATCTCAATCTTGTAACTACGCTAACAGCAAGACAGTTAAATTCTGAAATTAGAATTGTTTCCGCTAATAAACGTCCTTCATTTAAGAGCAAACTTTTATCTGTAGGTGCCAACGAAGTAGTATCACCTCATTCGATTGGTGGACGTAGAATGGCTATGGAAATGATTCGCCCGAACATTACTACATTTCTAGATATAGTAAGAAGAGACAAAACGGATATGTTTAGTCTCGAAGAAATAAAAATACCTGCATCATATGTTGGTAAAACTTTAGAATCTCTTAAGATTCATGAACTACCTTCGACAATGGTTTTGGCTATTAGAGAAGGACATGAATGGTATTTTAAGCCATCTCCTAAACAAACTTTCACTTCGCTCTCTGTTTTGTTGATTATGACAAACGAAGAGGAAAAGATGTACATTTTAGAAAGACTCTCTATTATTTAA
- the tamL gene encoding translocation and assembly module lipoprotein TamL: protein MLKSNHYILILISFLISSCVSYKELEKENALLAKQRIEGVKYTDRSVLENLIRNKPNRTFLGTGLRTPLAAYQRGEKYYEKQVSKDSAKLSDLNDYYETLINYKEKELLESIEDNRALLDSLYQLDIYETYAKVHEIEKRSVRDSIRGIRKLRKIKSKSISKTEKLNTRLEKGNWLMRSAGEPPSYFDIESSESAAKSIQRYLVTKGYLNAKVSYHYDTLQTEPYVFVREVFTVKENKPWMINKLVYDVKDREVLNFIMTYNKKSILKEKTQYSETKLQNERNRITKLLKNNGYFDFNTNYIKYEVDTNKTHLKVDVKLIIDSPADKDTHTKYYIKDIVVETDPNDKVASDSTEYDDITYIQHSKKYKEKILNGKMALKESKPFNESLTNDTRFFLSQMDAFKFVNIEYVKQGEDSLNANIYTSSFNKYQYAFETGLNVSRSLPGPFASISLKSRNIFRGAESLEFRGRFSLEAQASVTESSDELYNGTEYGFSTILKVPRPLIPFSAKLNDLYYYRTAKTKILSDVAYVSRPEYTRLNIKGQFGYEWRNRKEDLFEFSLADLNVIRTPFLSNDFRVRLQQLAEQGNTLHYSFDNSFVTSSHLSMSRMRGNYVTGTSKASYIKLFGEVGGNFLDIVNDWTGSQPGSIYGLRYYKFYKLYFDLRRVVPIGEKKKHIFASRIHMGVAKSYGEVDALPYEKYFFSGGGNSNRAWRPRRLGPGSYTPPQRENGTFDYSYEQPGDMIMEFNVEWRYKISRLLQWAFFIDASNVWLLEEDQTRPGGNFEFSRFWKEFGIGAGVGARLDFSFLIIRLDVGTKIFDPARQEGYRFIAGYDFLGKGTTEFNIGIGYPF from the coding sequence TTGTTAAAATCAAATCATTACATATTAATTCTTATATCTTTCTTAATATCAAGTTGTGTTTCCTACAAAGAACTTGAGAAAGAAAACGCCCTTCTTGCTAAACAAAGAATTGAAGGAGTGAAGTACACCGATCGTTCTGTCCTAGAAAACCTCATTCGAAATAAACCCAACCGTACTTTTCTTGGAACAGGATTAAGAACTCCATTAGCTGCTTATCAAAGAGGCGAGAAGTATTATGAAAAGCAGGTATCAAAAGATAGTGCTAAACTTTCAGATCTAAATGATTACTATGAAACTCTCATCAATTATAAAGAGAAGGAGTTACTTGAATCTATAGAAGATAACAGAGCCTTGTTAGATAGTTTATATCAATTGGATATTTACGAAACATATGCTAAAGTTCATGAGATTGAGAAAAGGAGTGTACGTGATTCAATAAGAGGAATCAGAAAACTAAGAAAGATAAAATCGAAATCAATTTCTAAAACAGAAAAGTTAAACACCCGCTTAGAAAAAGGAAATTGGTTAATGCGTTCTGCAGGAGAACCTCCATCATATTTTGATATAGAATCATCTGAATCAGCTGCAAAAAGTATCCAACGTTATTTAGTAACCAAAGGGTATTTAAATGCAAAAGTATCCTATCATTATGATACCTTACAAACGGAACCTTACGTATTTGTTAGAGAAGTATTTACGGTAAAAGAGAATAAGCCTTGGATGATCAATAAATTGGTTTATGATGTTAAAGATAGGGAAGTGTTGAACTTTATCATGACTTACAATAAGAAGTCAATTTTAAAGGAAAAGACCCAATATTCTGAAACGAAACTACAGAATGAGAGAAATCGAATCACTAAACTTTTAAAAAATAATGGCTACTTCGACTTTAATACGAATTATATCAAATATGAAGTAGACACAAACAAAACCCATTTAAAAGTCGATGTAAAACTGATCATTGATTCTCCTGCAGACAAAGATACCCACACTAAATACTACATCAAAGATATAGTGGTTGAGACAGATCCGAACGATAAAGTCGCTTCCGACTCAACAGAATATGATGATATCACATACATTCAGCATTCAAAAAAATACAAGGAAAAGATACTCAATGGTAAAATGGCTTTAAAAGAATCCAAACCTTTTAATGAGTCATTAACCAATGATACCCGTTTTTTCCTCAGTCAAATGGATGCCTTCAAGTTTGTGAATATTGAATATGTCAAACAAGGAGAAGATTCTTTAAATGCTAACATTTATACAAGTTCGTTCAATAAGTATCAATATGCCTTTGAAACAGGTTTAAATGTAAGCCGATCATTACCAGGTCCATTTGCCAGTATCTCTTTAAAAAGTAGAAATATATTTAGAGGTGCTGAGTCTTTGGAATTTAGAGGCCGTTTTTCTTTAGAAGCACAGGCATCTGTTACAGAAAGTTCAGATGAGTTATATAACGGTACCGAATATGGTTTTAGTACTATCTTAAAAGTACCACGACCGTTAATTCCTTTTTCTGCAAAACTGAATGATCTTTATTATTATAGAACAGCCAAAACGAAAATACTTTCTGATGTTGCTTATGTCAGTCGACCAGAATACACTCGTTTAAACATTAAAGGACAGTTTGGATATGAGTGGAGAAACAGAAAAGAAGATTTATTCGAATTTTCCCTGGCAGACCTTAACGTAATTAGAACTCCATTCTTGAGTAATGATTTTAGAGTACGTCTTCAGCAATTAGCAGAACAAGGTAACACACTTCATTATTCATTTGACAATTCATTTGTTACAAGTAGTCACTTGAGTATGTCAAGAATGAGAGGGAATTATGTAACTGGAACTTCAAAAGCTTCTTATATAAAATTATTTGGAGAAGTTGGAGGTAATTTTCTTGATATTGTTAACGATTGGACTGGAAGTCAACCTGGTTCGATATATGGTTTACGTTATTATAAATTCTATAAATTATATTTTGATTTACGTCGAGTTGTACCTATTGGTGAAAAGAAGAAACATATTTTTGCTTCGAGGATCCACATGGGTGTTGCAAAATCATATGGTGAAGTAGATGCATTACCTTACGAAAAATACTTCTTTAGTGGAGGTGGTAATTCCAATAGAGCATGGCGTCCAAGACGATTAGGTCCGGGTTCTTACACACCGCCTCAAAGAGAAAATGGTACGTTTGATTATAGTTATGAACAGCCTGGCGATATGATTATGGAGTTTAACGTGGAATGGCGTTATAAAATCTCAAGATTATTGCAATGGGCATTCTTCATAGATGCATCTAACGTTTGGTTATTGGAAGAAGATCAAACTCGACCGGGAGGGAATTTTGAATTTTCTCGTTTTTGGAAAGAATTTGGTATTGGCGCAGGTGTTGGTGCAAGACTCGATTTCTCATTCCTAATTATACGACTTGATGTTGGAACAAAAATATTTGATCCTGCAAGACAAGAAGGTTATAGATTTATTGCTGGGTACGATTTTCTAGGAAAAGGCACAACAGAATTTAATATAGGTATTGGTTATCCGTTCTAA